From the genome of Leishmania donovani BPK282A1 complete genome, chromosome 10, one region includes:
- a CDS encoding folate/biopterin transporter, putative yields MSHNEAAPKREKDAAGAAAVPEAAAAGNDGKYIHPEAASLFARCPWVRRVPVFGEAVEGYGPKVIIALGGCYLLCKGVADQILRGQTYAMMMDRYGIDVARYQRLSPISSMGWSIKAFTAMLCDGFAFLGYTKRWYMFISCVGGGAFALIYGLLPAKEASANVACAFIFLSCWGKANVDILSQGHYSRLMRQNPKPGPSMVSWIWFWIMTGSLIATVMNGPLADAGKPQISIFVSAALQLITCVFYLFNWYGEKKNRVLRSEDALFILEETRKERERLGTELMDDGTAGAQHGGAAKGKRSPQRS; encoded by the coding sequence ATGTCCCACAACGAGGCCGCTCCCAAGCGCGAGAAGGACGCcgcgggtgcagcagcggtgcctgaggcagccgccgcgggaAATGACGGCAAGTACATCCACCCCGAGGCAGCGTCCCTGTTCGCCAGGTGCCCGTGGGTTCGCCGCGTCCCCGTGTTTGGCGAGGCTGTCGAGGGCTATGGGCCCAAGGTCATCATCGCCCTCGGCGGGTGCTACCTGCTCTGCAAGGGCGTCGCGGATCAGATTCTGCGCGGTCAGACGTACGCCATGATGATGGATCGCTACGGCATCGACGTGGCCCGCTACCAGCGCCTGTCTCCGATTTCGTCCATGGGGTGGTCCATCAAGGCCTTCACAGCGATGCTCTGCGACGgcttcgccttcctcggcTACACGAAGCGCTGGTACATGTTCATCtcctgcgtcggcggtggcgcgttcGCGCTGATCTACGGCCTCCTtccggcgaaggaggcgtcgGCCAACGTCGCGTGTGCCTTCATCTTCCTGTCGTGCTGGGGCAAGGCCAACGTGGATATCCTGTCTCAGGGCCATTACAGTCGACTGATGCGCCAGAACCCGAAGCCTGGGCCATCCATGGTGAGCTGGATCTGGTTCTGGATCATGACCGGCTCACTCATCGCGACTGTGATGAACGGCCCGCTCGCGGATGCCGGGAAGCCGCAGATCAGCATCTTCGTgtctgccgcgctgcagctcatcacCTGCGTCTTCTACCTGTTCAACTGGTACGGGGAGAAGAAGAACCGCGTGCTGCGCTCCGAGGACGCGCTGTTTATTCTGGAGGAGACGCGCAAGGAGCGTGAGCGCCTGGGCACTGAGCTGATGGACGACGGCACGGCGGGTGCGCAGCATGGTGGTGCggcgaaggggaagaggagccCGCAGCGCTCG